The genomic DNA TGGTCAGAACCAAGCGTCCCATGAACGGGAGAGGCGGTATGAACAACCTCACGGACTACATCGAAAGCTACATCAAGCTTCTCCTGGAGCGCGTCGATGCCGATCCCCTGGAGATCCAAAGGCGTGAACTCGCGGAGAGGTTCCGTTGTGCTCCGTCTCAGATCAACTACGTGCTTGCCACGAGATTCTCCCCGGAGAGAGGCTACTTCGTCGAGACACGTAGGGGCGGCGGGGGATACATCAGGATTTTCCGGGTTCGAGCACGTTCACGCGAAAGCCTCATCGAAATGGTGCACCGGACTGTTGGGGAAGCTATCGACCGTAAGGCGGCTGAGGACCTCCTCATCCGGCTCGTCGACACGGGCGCCCTGGACGAGCAGAACGCGAACTTCATCCGAGCCGCAATAGCCAG from Bacillota bacterium includes the following:
- a CDS encoding CtsR family transcriptional regulator yields the protein MNNLTDYIESYIKLLLERVDADPLEIQRRELAERFRCAPSQINYVLATRFSPERGYFVETRRGGGGYIRIFRVRARSRESLIEMVHRTVGEAIDRKAAEDLLIRLVDTGALDEQNANFIRAAIASHGYALEPDIERIVRARVLRTVLLFMLTQSREA